The following are from one region of the Polaribacter marinaquae genome:
- a CDS encoding low molecular weight protein-tyrosine-phosphatase, translated as MKKVLMVCLGNICRSPLAEGILKSKVDSKQVFVDSAGTAAYHVGNLPDDRSIAVAKKYNIDITNQSARKFTVSDFDSFDIIYAMDSSNLNNILALSRDDADTQKVRLILNESEPSKNLSVPDPYYGGKSGFEDVFNMLDKACTVIAKSL; from the coding sequence ATGAAAAAAGTACTAATGGTTTGCTTAGGAAATATTTGTAGATCTCCTTTAGCCGAAGGTATTTTAAAATCGAAAGTAGATTCTAAACAAGTTTTTGTAGATTCTGCGGGTACAGCAGCTTATCATGTAGGTAATTTGCCAGATGATCGTTCTATTGCTGTGGCTAAAAAGTACAACATCGATATTACTAATCAATCTGCAAGAAAATTTACAGTTTCAGATTTTGATTCTTTTGATATTATTTATGCAATGGATAGCAGTAACTTAAATAATATACTTGCATTAAGTAGAGATGATGCTGATACACAAAAAGTAAGATTAATTTTAAATGAATCTGAACCTTCAAAGAATCTTTCTGTTCCAGATCCATATTACGGTGGAAAATCTGGTTTCGAAGACGTTTTTAATATGCTAGATAAAGCATGTACTGTTATTGCTAAGTCTTTATAA
- the dnaA gene encoding chromosomal replication initiator protein DnaA, whose product MTLTADSVWNECLSFIKDNIKPQAYKTWFEPIKPVKLSGEALTIQVPSKFFYEWLEEHYIKLLRVALVRQLGSDAKLIYDVKMENNYSSNRPQIVKIPSSNRDPLKPQKVAVPLESNKRELRNPFVIPGLQKVKVESQLNPNYNFLNFVEGDSNRLARSAGMAVANKPGGTSFNPLLIYGGVGLGKTHLAHAIGVDIKDKYPDKTVLYISSEKFTQQFIDSVKSNTRNDFIHFYQMIDVLIIDDVQFLSGKAGTQDVFFHIFNHLHQNGKQVILTSDKAPVDMQDIEQRLLSRFKWGLSAELQAPDYETRISILDNKLFRDGVEMPEEIVEYIAKNIKSNVRELEGVIISMIAQASFNRKEFSLELAKQIVDKFVKNTKKEVSIDYIQKEVSKYFDMDVATLQSKTRKRHIVQARQLAMYFAKRLTKTSLASIGNQIGQRDHATVLHACKTVDNLTETDKQFKKYVEDLTKKLTF is encoded by the coding sequence ATGACTTTAACTGCTGACTCAGTTTGGAATGAATGCTTGTCTTTTATAAAGGACAATATCAAACCACAAGCATACAAAACATGGTTTGAACCTATTAAACCCGTAAAACTTTCAGGAGAAGCTTTAACTATACAAGTACCAAGTAAGTTTTTCTATGAATGGTTAGAAGAACATTACATAAAACTTTTAAGAGTTGCATTAGTAAGACAATTAGGTAGTGATGCCAAATTGATTTACGATGTAAAAATGGAAAACAATTACAGTAGTAATAGACCTCAAATTGTTAAAATTCCTAGTTCTAATAGAGATCCTTTAAAGCCACAAAAAGTAGCTGTGCCTTTAGAATCTAACAAAAGAGAACTAAGAAACCCGTTTGTGATACCTGGTTTACAAAAAGTTAAAGTAGAGTCACAATTAAATCCTAATTATAATTTTTTAAATTTTGTAGAAGGAGATTCTAACAGGTTGGCAAGATCTGCTGGTATGGCAGTTGCAAACAAACCTGGCGGTACTTCTTTTAATCCGTTATTAATTTACGGTGGAGTAGGTTTGGGTAAAACACACTTAGCACATGCAATTGGTGTTGATATTAAAGATAAATATCCAGACAAAACAGTGTTGTATATTTCTTCGGAAAAATTTACACAACAATTTATAGACTCTGTAAAATCGAATACAAGAAATGATTTTATTCATTTCTATCAAATGATTGATGTTTTAATTATTGATGATGTACAATTTTTGTCTGGTAAAGCAGGTACACAAGATGTATTTTTCCATATATTTAATCATTTACATCAAAATGGTAAGCAAGTTATTTTAACGTCAGACAAAGCGCCTGTAGATATGCAAGACATAGAGCAGCGATTGTTATCTCGATTTAAATGGGGATTATCTGCAGAATTACAAGCGCCAGATTACGAAACTAGAATTTCTATTTTAGACAATAAATTGTTTAGAGATGGTGTAGAAATGCCAGAAGAAATTGTAGAATATATTGCAAAAAATATCAAATCTAATGTTAGAGAATTAGAAGGTGTAATTATTTCTATGATTGCGCAAGCTTCTTTTAATAGAAAAGAATTCTCTTTAGAATTAGCAAAACAAATTGTAGACAAATTTGTTAAAAATACTAAGAAAGAAGTTTCTATAGATTACATACAGAAAGAAGTTTCTAAGTATTTTGATATGGATGTAGCTACATTGCAATCTAAAACTAGAAAACGCCATATTGTACAAGCACGTCAATTGGCAATGTATTTTGCTAAAAGATTAACAAAAACGTCATTGGCAAGTATTGGTAATCAAATAGGGCAGAGAGATCACGCAACAGTTTTACACGCATGTAAAACCGTAGATAATTTAACTGAAACTGATAAGCAGTTTAAAAAATATGTAGAAGATTTAACTAAAAAGTTAACTTTCTAG